Part of the Anas platyrhynchos isolate ZD024472 breed Pekin duck chromosome 12, IASCAAS_PekinDuck_T2T, whole genome shotgun sequence genome, TAAATGTACATTACTGTGTGTGTGCAATTACTCTGTTCCTTCTGTATACAAATTGATACCTGAAGCCCAGACAAGAATGTGATATTACTTTTGTATGTGCATACTTGAATTTGGAAACTTTGAATTTTATCAGTACTTGGAAATATGGGGCAGACGTCTAAATTTCATCTAAATTTTCCTGTGCACTGGGTAGGTGTCTACTGGGCTTACAGgactcctttaaaaaaaaaaaaaaaagaagagagagagggagagagaaaagaaagagagagttGTCCTATCTCAGCACCTAAGGCTTCACAAGAGAAAAGATGTTGCAAAGACTGGCTCATAGGGTTTATTTCTCCTAAGCTAAGCGTAAGGACATGGTAGAAGAAAGCAGTAGAAGCTTTCAGCACCACTGCCTCATGCCAACATTCAGGAGCAAATTTGTGTACAGGTTATAGACACTGTTATCTCCAAATTGGTTGGTGTAATAGCACTATGAATCGAGGGACCTCCCTGTATTTTGCCTGTGGGTTATAGTCTTTGGCTTGTGAGTTGCAGGCACCTTGCTTCTAGCAAGCTGGCGTGGGTCTGTGCTGCCTCAGAGGCTCCCACCTTGAGGTTGGCTCAAGGTGTTTGTGAAGCAGCTGACGAACAGTTGTGCAGCCCCTTAGAAGTttggtttggggggtttggagGCCAACAGTTAACGAGAAGGCAGAACCTAGAGTAAATCCCAGAGGAAGGCAGCCCTCCTGAACAAGGTAGCTATTATGCTTGTGAGTTCGGTAAATGAGTCTCTAAAAATGAATGCTACTTTTAATGAAGTCTGTAAGCCCACACAGAAGTGTCAAAAGAACATTGTGTTCTCCTGTTTGGAGAAATGCCCAAGAGTCCTGTCAAGTTCAGGCTTGTCTAGATAGCAGTGGAAGTGTTTGCTCAGAGCAGTGTTCAGCTGCTCCAGTAGCTCACTCCTGGTGCCGTTTAGATCCATAGCACAATGCGTAGGGTGTTAAAGGTGCTAAACATGAGAGACTTCGGACTCTTATTAAGCAGAAGtggaaacaattttattttacatattttgtgATGAGGTAGCTTCACGGGAACAGGCAGTAACTTCTGGGAAATGGGATGCATTTTCCCCTAGACTtcagaaattttctttcatttcagttaTATGAAATCTACTTGAAGACTTCACAGGCTTCAGTTCAGCCTCGCTGAAATCAGACTGTTACTGACAGCTGAACCAGTAACAGCCGACTCAAATTACAATACAAGTGTATTTGGACTGTAGGTGTATAGAGGTTTGGTTTTAAACCATATTCTTTTTAGGCAACaagagagagggggaaaatgTTTAAACTTTTCTCGTAGCTGAAACACCAAGGAGGATAGCATTAATGGAGTGAGAGTTAtgaaagttgtgtttttgaCACTTGGCTGTGGGAAGAATGCTATCCCATAAGACAAACACACATTTGAGTTCGCAAGTCAGCAAGCTGCAAGACGACTAGAATGGGTGTGAACATTCAGATATGTAAAGCTGTATGAACAGTCAGACACTGAAGTACTTGGCCTGTAGTTGGTGAAGACAGTCACTACCACCTTTCTGCCCACGAGCAGTAGTTTATTAGACCGACTGTAATAGCTGCAAAAAGTGGAAGAGCTTTCAAATGTTGGGGATAATACTTTCCAGTCTGTGCGACATCTTGTGTTCAGAGAAGGCAGACATATACACAGACAAGGATGCAGAAGAAGCATCAGCACAGTTTTTGGTGCTTTCTAGTGTTGTATTTTTTAAGAGGATTGATATGGTTAGGTTTCTTTAATACTGTAGAaatctgcattttaattttcttcccacACAAATTTACAACAGCAAAGCTAGTCATCTGCATGAAATGTCAACTGTTTGCTCTGCAGGATATCCATCAATGTCCATGTggctgaaatgaaagaaaagatcgAGACCAAGGAAGAAATCTCAAATGATCACAGACACAGATGTCCCAAAGTAAAATCCCCATCCTCCACATCAGCAGAAGTACATGAACAGCTGCCTGGTAAATTAAAACTTAAACAGAGTCCTAAGAACATCAGCACTGAACCAAATCAAGAAGTGAAAGGGGACAGTAAGCAAAATGAACATGCATCAAAAACAGGCAAGCAACAGCTGTTACTGAACAAGTCCAAACCAGGtaaaaacactgaagacaaGTCAGAACTAAAATGTAAGCCTAAAACCTCACAAAATACCTCTGCAACAGAGCTAAAGAAAGATCTGGGGGTAGAAGTGAAAATCCATcaagaaacaacaaaagcagaagaTTCCTTGACAGTTACTGCCTCTGAGAAGAGAGAATCTGAGTCTGCATCTTCAGGAGGAAGTGAAAATGATGTAGGCCAATGTGCAGGAATGGTACTGCAGAACACTACGTCATTGGAAGCTAGCAAAGAGCCTTCCACACAGGATGAAGTGGTCATTGGTAGGTTGCTTGTACTTACTTTCGGAAACTTTTATACTTTTATACGGTTACTCGTGTATTATAGATAAAATAATAGCTGGAGTGGTACTTGCTCTACCACCTGTGTCTTACAGTTCAAGAGCACTTACCAAAACACTATAGATACCTTTGATGATGAAAAGAAGatcaaatataattttttttaaaacttccagATAATTTTGTAAGGTGACATCTTTTGTTAATGCATAAAGTAAAATGTTAATACTCAAAGTGTCCTGGGATTTTACTGTGTTAAAAAAGCAGGATTGAGAGTCAGGAGGTGGAATCCCATCCTCAGTTACAGGCCTTTATTTCTCATCTGTAAAAGACTGTTAGCAGTAAAAGCTCTTTACTTGAAGCAATAGAGAGGTTTTGGATGTTTTCAGTACCTCCCTTGTGGCTCTCTACAAACgcaaatgtatatatttttgtaatcctattttatttacttttttgatAAAAAGCCAAGTACTTGAGTTTGCATACTCAACTGattctcatttaaaatgaagaaataattccATTGTTTCTGGATATTTTACTTGCATTCCACtctaaaaatagtaaaagaatGTCATGTTTAATGTTATCCAGAAACTGCAGTGCTTATTCAAAttccagcagaagaaaaagtgatGACATGGTAGATGAAcaagagcaaagagaaaagatgaGAGAGTAGTTCAGTACAGGTAGTCCTGTACTGAAGTGCTTTATACTAAAGTTCTGTTTTGAGCATTTTCATGAGCAGCTTACCAGCAGCAGTCTGTGGTTGGCTTGTCTAGGCCCTTGGTATTTTTCCATTAGAGCCCTACTGCCACAGAAAAGCTgagtgctgcagcaggggaagagctgcatttgtgttttgcattcccagccctgcctcagCAATTCACCTCTGAGAAACTGGGCTTGCCCCTTCAGGAATAGTGATGCTGAAAGCGAGGGGATGTATGATTTGTGGAGCTGTAGGTACCAGGACCACAAAAGACAATTGAGACTTCTCCTTTTACTGACCAACACAACACGGTGGCATGCATGTCTTGTGGACTGAAAACACTGGTCCAAGGAAGCTGAAGTTGCAGTCTTATGTGGCAAAATGTCTCGATAACCTGGTTTCCTCCTCTTTAGATGACAGCCCTTCTCCCCCGGCTCCTTTTGAACATCGAATAGTGAGTGTCAAGCAAACAGAAGTGACAACGTGCTACTCAGTGTGTCGTCATGAAGTACTTGGGGGGTAAGTCTCTGTGTCCCTAAAGCTGTACTGCAGGTGGTGGCGAAGTCACAAGGAAATGCAGTTAGATCACGGACTAGAGAGATCATTTGCAGGTGGCTCCAATGTGCAGCAGTGTGGGAGTGGCAGATACCAGCTCACTTCTTTACTCCGTGGGTTTGAGTTGAGCAAAAGGTGTCTAGCTGTTTTTGGTATGTCTTATGAATACCTTCTCTTCTATTTTGATATAGTCACGTTCTGTAACATTCTCGGTGCCTTAAGCCTTGTAGAAGAAGTTGGTTGGAACTGAAAGTACAGCAAGAAAAGAGTAGATTTTATCTAGGATagtgaagcaaagaaaaagaatgcaaaGGGGATGTCAGATCTTTCTATGCCTCTGTTCATCCTCATGGCTTTTTTTGGGCTATGATAGTTTCCCTTGTATCAACCTGCCTGTGGGTTGGAATATAATCTAAGGGCATTTCCAAGGTCTTTAGGTTACTGGTTTCTGCCCCAGTTCAATTTTCAGGCTCCTGACTGTGATCTTGGATGactctcttttggatttgttgTAATGATCCTGGCCACAGCTGGAGATGTGAGAAAAACTTGTAACTCTCAGGCAGACAGATGCAAGGCATTTCAAGTCACTAAAGCCCATTAAGTCAGGCAGCTTctaaagatcttttttttttttttttttttttttttttcccatgctgaATATTTTGTGAAAGAAAACGAAGGGGAAAAATTACAATTATGTTGACCTTGCATTTAGTCTTCACTCATGGGAAATCTGCAGCTGTTTCAGCCTTTGTGCGGCTGTATACTTACTTATCTGACAAGAAGCTTTGATTAACAAGCTAATCCAAGTATGAATATGGCTCAAGTATAAGCCTGATGATGCAATAGCAGTGAAGATGATGTTTAGAAATCATCCCAAGGGACATTAATGTATCTGGGTGACACAGGGGAGAATTTACAACATGCAAGAAATGCAGCCTGTGGAGTGGCTACGGTTACGGGTGTTAGTCATTTTAAAAGTTATGAGATCAAGACAGAAATATCCTTGTTAATATACCCACTAACACATCACTGAAGGACAGCAAGTGGGTACAGTTACAGAACCGAAAAAGAATATCATCAGGTCACCATACCGCTATGAAACGTAGTAATACGAAGGGGgcataatattttaatgtaagcATTGAACAACTGGCTGGAAAGATAAAACTAATCCTTCATAAGCTGAGAGAAAGAGGAGATTCATGCTGCTGGCCACCTGATTCTGTTCACTTTGTACTgtgctatttttaaatcaatgataagaatagttttaaaagttttttttgcaGTGAGCTGTGTTAAGCTGTATTCCAACTTTTGTTTCGTATCAACAGGGGGCGTTTTGGGCAAGTCCACAAGTGCACGGAAATAGCAACTGGTCTCAATCTGGCAGCCAAAATCATAAAAGTGAAAGGAGCAAAAGAAAAGGTAACCATGATCCTGTGAACCTAAGTGAGCATACCGTTGCTTGTTTTACATGAACGTATTGCAAACACCTTACCACTACCTTACTGAATCAGACCACAGAAGTCAACTTCTCATTGCATAGTGTCAAATATTGTAAAATCTGTCTTAGTAAGTAGTAGCTTGGGTTTGTTTGACTGCTTGTCATCTCCAGTGCTTGTGATTAAGCCGTTTGTTCACATGAGGCCTGTGGTATAGCTTCTGTAGGGTTTGAAATAATTGCATTTGAATATATTAGAAATTAAGGAGCATATTTGCtcattttttgttcatttgttctttttttcaggaggaagtgaaaaatgaaattaacatAATGAACCAATTAAATCACGTGAATCTGATCCAGCTTTATGATGCCTTTGAAGCCAAAAATAATATCACTTTGGTCATGGAATAGTAAGTTTAAATTATCTCTGAAAGTGTCAGTTTTTGGAGATTGCTTTTGTCACTAGAAGAAACTGAGAACGATAATTCTGAGGTGTGAAAAAGTCTAGAGTAGCTTCACAGCCTGTGAGAGtagaaaatacttattttcaagGTAATTTCTTCaggtaaaaatatataaatatatttggcaACCTTGTAGTTTAAGCAAGTGCCAAGAAAGGTAGCTATCCAAGTGCACGAACCAAATTACAAGATAGTTAATGAACAGAACTTTACTGtggttcatttttcattttagtttaaCTTACAGGCCCCTTAACATTGTACCTAGCTACGAAATTCTAAAGTGTTAAGGGTAAGTAAAACCTCAGAGAAAAAGTAAATGTGAGAGACCCAGACAAGAGGAGAAGTGAAGTGTTTCAAGTAGAAATAGAGTAGACATGGAGAAAGTAATTCCTTATATTCATGGTCTGCTGCTATTTGAATAATATGAAGCTTAATAAGCATGCCTTCCCATttgcagcttaaaaaaaataaatctaaatcaAATATGGAATTCACAAAAGGGAGGTCTAATGATATATGCCTCCTGGCTTTTCTGTGTAGTTGCATAttgcttttcatttataaaCAAACTGAATTACTACAGAACTAATTGTTAATGgtgtgaagaaaaaaggaaacaaaatgaaatagcaAATATAAACATAGtacatttaaaatgtgtatttacaatttttaaaatagaaaattagaATTGTTATGTTGCAGAACCTTGTTGGAGCTATGTTTAAATGTAATGTTCTCTTAATTTTTGTGCAGACTTAATTTCAATTGTCAGCTCCTGTAAAGCAGCTTTCAGTTTTAGAAGTTTCATTCATTACAATGCATAGGTTGACGAGTTTCTTTCTCTAGGCTTTCTCCAGTTCCCCATCTGGTCTCCAGGTTGTGTGGTCTTGAGTTTGTTTGATTCTCCCTGCACCCACCAAATATTATTCTAATTTGGAAGGTGCTGTAGATTAATACTTCATCTCAcactcaaaaataattttcctgaaGTCACTGAGAATACTGATACACTCTTACTGGATGGTAATGTTAGGTTCTGTGCTAAACTAGGACTTAAGTTTCCAATTTAGAAATAAGATGAGCTAATGAGaaattttagcttttttaaCACTTCTCTGTGTCAAAATTTTAGTCTTGATGGTGGTGAATTGTTTGACCGGATCATAGATGAAAACTACCATCTAACAGAGTTGGATGCAATCTTATTTACCAAACAAATCTGTGAAGGAGTCCACTACTTGCACCAGCATTATATTCTCCATTTAGATCTGAAGGTCAGTAGTTCATACTCTTTACTCTTTAGTGTTGCTGAAGTTTGGACCTCTACAGTCTCTAATTGCAAGAAGAGAATTATTTAATTGacttatttcattaaaaaaccaaaaacaaacaaaaaaaaccccttCCTTAATTGAGTAGTCACAGTGAATGAAGCTTTAgagattaatattttttcaatgtttATTTGGTAGCTTGCTTTTGAAGGCAAAACTTCTACTCTGTTttcacagaggaacacaaaagTTCACGGGAACAAAAGCTAAACTTCTTTATAGATCAAAAACCAAACCGTTCGTTAACTCAGTATGCCAGTCAAATCTCTTCTGTAATGGGAATAGAAGGAAAAGAATCATCCTAAAAATTATGACTGtctctgagtttttttttttttactcttttgctGGATTTGTATGTCAGACATAAATGTGACTAAAAATACTCTTATCTTTTTGTAGCCTGAAAACATATTATGTGTAAATCGCACAGGAAACCAGATTAAAATTATTGATTTTGGATTAGCAAGGAGGTAAGagttaaattacttttcttttctttttttttttttttttcaataaacatGCTTCTGGTAGTTCTTgtaatgtttttgtgttttggggcCCTGAAGTGATTCTGATATATGAATGAGTTCTCTAGTATGCTGCTGCAGTCATGAGTTTTCTGCTGTGTGCATTAATTAtctaattacattttcaaataatgTTTCTGTTGGATAAACCTATGCTGCTGTTCTAATTATCTCAAAATGATTCCCCATGTAGAGCTTTTACTCTAGGGACATCATGAAGGCGCTAGAGACTTCATGACTGCTGAGTTTTGTTGTGCAGGTTCTGGTTGTGGAAATTATCTTCTTCAGAGTCCCACCTCAGCAGTTATACTGTGCTCATATCTGTTATATAGACCTGAAGTACAGCTGGGCACATCCCACAAAACTAATGCTCTTCTAACCCATTTCAATGGAAGCTGGTCTATTTGTGTTGTGCTGGACAGTATCTGCTGGAAAGCATCCTGCGGAGCCTGGCAGAGAGTCTTCTATCACTTTCTGGGAGACGCCTCTGCAGGTTGTATTGCCCTTGgtcttcctttttgttttgctctggcAAGGGGATAGCTGATGGTTTATTACACGTGTGGTCACAGCAAAATTCACCAATTTATCCTTTTAAGACCTTAATGCTGTCCTAGTTGTCTAAGTGAGTCTGGATGCTCTGTCCTTTTAGGTGTGCCTTGATGTTTACAAATGAGAGGTTTGTTTCCCCAGCCTGCTCTCAGCACTGACACATATCTCTTTCTGATAAAGGTACAAGCCTCGTGAAAAACTGAAGGTTAATTTTGGAACTCCAGAGTTCTTGGCTCCTGAAGTAGTGAACTATGACTTTGTTTCCTTCCCAACAGACATGTGGAGTGTAGGCGTCATCACATACATGTTGTAAGTAAGCATGTGAGGAATTGTGGCAGTGGCACCAAAGGCTCTGCAAGAACACACCAGTGGAGTGTATCTGCAAAGCAGGAATACAACAGCCATTTAATCCATTTGGATGTGACTCCGAATTcattgttaaaaacaaataaccCCAAGCTACAGCCTTTTAATATGAAGATATAAGGTGGATACTAAGTCTCTAAACAACAAGTAACCCTTTtgataaatacataaatgtgtTTAGCAACTTATTTAGCAAGTTCAAGTGGGTCAGGTCATGATTACTCAGAGGAGTGGACCAAAGCATGTCTAAATTTCCATTTTGATTGCATTCTTGAGGATATTGATTAATTTTCACGTTTGCAGTCTGATTATTTTATTAGCTGGGATTTGATGTGCATCTGCACAGAGGGGTTAATGTCAGATGTTAGGCCACAGGTTGCATCACAAATGAAGGTAAGACATCTCTGATATCTGCATTATGGCTGCAGAGGGTTTGTCTGTCCAAAATCTGTGGCTTCTGACAAGCCGATTCTGCTTGAAAATTTCTCAGAATTTTGCACAgatgctttctgtgaaagataaATTTCTGGTTTAATTTGTTAGACAAAAAGCAGCTGAATGAAGGAATAAATTATTGAAACAATAAATCAGGGCTTAGAAACTAATTGAAAACAGGATGCTATTGTTCAGAATTCAGTTTAATTCAGGCCAAACTGGGATATGCACCTTGGTTTAGGAAAGCTCTTGAGCCCTCCTAGCTTTTCTAGCTGAGAATGCACTGAAGTATGTACTTGAACCCctgctgaattatttttctaggGGGATCCGTTAACAGTGCTCCCTGACTTAGCTGCTAGACAGTAACACTAATATGGTGATGCTTTTTTATTGCTCTGAACTATTGGCTCATCTTTAATAGGGACTGAGAACTTGaacacaccccccccccccataactGAGAGCCCTTCCTCTTGATAAGCTAGCTACAATTATAAAGCAGAGGATTCGGGAGAGGAGAAACTCCTCTTGCATATAGATACTTACCTCCTattccacttttttcttttccttttttttaaggCTTAGTGGCCTATCCCCATTCCTGGGAGAAACTGATGCAGAGACGATGAATTATGTAGTCAATTGCAGCTGGGACTTTGATGCAGAAGCATTTGAACAGCTATCAGAGGAAGCAAAAGACTTTATTTCCAGACTActtgtgaaagagaaaaggtacttttccttctctgatcGCCTAGTAACATGAAGTTCTTCCTAGCTGACTGTTTGAGTTAGTCAACA contains:
- the MYLK3 gene encoding myosin light chain kinase 3 isoform X3 produces the protein MLPLVIVAGLLRAVIKMAKDKPEESGAKPKHGLSNRGTQTESKKPLEETKSVKKLNLNKEACEKVNASSVVANKSDSKSQAKERTAQQQAVEGAGKKQSSKSCQQQKDVGVKALNQHNGLPFVNQDHVGNQNVPVKAHDTDGAPRLDECSRQPVHQKLGENENKPPLPSAASREAVPSPSQAISDTGCEVTSTRISINVHVAEMKEKIETKEEISNDHRHRCPKVKSPSSTSAEVHEQLPGKLKLKQSPKNISTEPNQEVKGDSKQNEHASKTGKQQLLLNKSKPGKNTEDKSELKCKPKTSQNTSATELKKDLGVEVKIHQETTKAEDSLTVTASEKRESESASSGGSENDVGQCAGMVLQNTTSLEASKEPSTQDEVVIDDSPSPPAPFEHRIVSVKQTEVTTCYSVCRHEVLGGGRFGQVHKCTEIATGLNLAAKIIKVKGAKEKEEVKNEINIMNQLNHVNLIQLYDAFEAKNNITLVMEYLDGGELFDRIIDENYHLTELDAILFTKQICEGVHYLHQHYILHLDLKPENILCVNRTGNQIKIIDFGLARRYKPREKLKVNFGTPEFLAPEVVNYDFVSFPTDMWSVGVITYMLLSGLSPFLGETDAETMNYVVNCSWDFDAEAFEQLSEEAKDFISRLLVKEKSCRMSATQCLKHEWLNNLPAKAKKSKLRLKSQLLLQSYMAQRKWKKHFYVVAAANRLKRFQSMAVKLP
- the MYLK3 gene encoding myosin light chain kinase 3 isoform X2 — encoded protein: MGTLYQESSLHRSLRLSMGGFCVSDYVKRFTAKDKPEESGAKPKHGLSNRGTQTESKKPLEETKSVKKLNLNKEACEKVNASSVVANKSDSKSQAKERTAQQQAVEGAGKKQSSKSCQQQKDVGVKALNQHNGLPFVNQDHVGNQNVPVKAHDTDGAPRLDECSRQPVHQKLGENENKPPLPSAASREAVPSPSQAISDTGCEVTSTRISINVHVAEMKEKIETKEEISNDHRHRCPKVKSPSSTSAEVHEQLPGKLKLKQSPKNISTEPNQEVKGDSKQNEHASKTGKQQLLLNKSKPGKNTEDKSELKCKPKTSQNTSATELKKDLGVEVKIHQETTKAEDSLTVTASEKRESESASSGGSENDVGQCAGMVLQNTTSLEASKEPSTQDEVVIDDSPSPPAPFEHRIVSVKQTEVTTCYSVCRHEVLGGGRFGQVHKCTEIATGLNLAAKIIKVKGAKEKEEVKNEINIMNQLNHVNLIQLYDAFEAKNNITLVMEYLDGGELFDRIIDENYHLTELDAILFTKQICEGVHYLHQHYILHLDLKPENILCVNRTGNQIKIIDFGLARRYKPREKLKVNFGTPEFLAPEVVNYDFVSFPTDMWSVGVITYMLLSGLSPFLGETDAETMNYVVNCSWDFDAEAFEQLSEEAKDFISRLLVKEKSCRMSATQCLKHEWLNNLPAKAKKSKLRLKSQLLLQSYMAQRKWKKHFYVVAAANRLKRFQSMAVKLP
- the MYLK3 gene encoding myosin light chain kinase 3 isoform X1; this encodes MSAGCLDVAEGNALTKLQPTKVNSLSTMDKKLSLLNEKMDKLLHFQEDLTGKLQRVNKGIDDVEKGINKLTVSRAAPDEPDEMKKGLKLLDSPHQANIQSICSEVLKLMKTAQLDALKHKERLAKIEKRFDTLDKVINSVGEVLRNSKVVDFILKGIVPWKKGSPLEILVEAKDKPEESGAKPKHGLSNRGTQTESKKPLEETKSVKKLNLNKEACEKVNASSVVANKSDSKSQAKERTAQQQAVEGAGKKQSSKSCQQQKDVGVKALNQHNGLPFVNQDHVGNQNVPVKAHDTDGAPRLDECSRQPVHQKLGENENKPPLPSAASREAVPSPSQAISDTGCEVTSTRISINVHVAEMKEKIETKEEISNDHRHRCPKVKSPSSTSAEVHEQLPGKLKLKQSPKNISTEPNQEVKGDSKQNEHASKTGKQQLLLNKSKPGKNTEDKSELKCKPKTSQNTSATELKKDLGVEVKIHQETTKAEDSLTVTASEKRESESASSGGSENDVGQCAGMVLQNTTSLEASKEPSTQDEVVIDDSPSPPAPFEHRIVSVKQTEVTTCYSVCRHEVLGGGRFGQVHKCTEIATGLNLAAKIIKVKGAKEKEEVKNEINIMNQLNHVNLIQLYDAFEAKNNITLVMEYLDGGELFDRIIDENYHLTELDAILFTKQICEGVHYLHQHYILHLDLKPENILCVNRTGNQIKIIDFGLARRYKPREKLKVNFGTPEFLAPEVVNYDFVSFPTDMWSVGVITYMLLSGLSPFLGETDAETMNYVVNCSWDFDAEAFEQLSEEAKDFISRLLVKEKSCRMSATQCLKHEWLNNLPAKAKKSKLRLKSQLLLQSYMAQRKWKKHFYVVAAANRLKRFQSMAVKLP
- the MYLK3 gene encoding myosin light chain kinase 3 isoform X4; the encoded protein is MIKAKDKPEESGAKPKHGLSNRGTQTESKKPLEETKSVKKLNLNKEACEKVNASSVVANKSDSKSQAKERTAQQQAVEGAGKKQSSKSCQQQKDVGVKALNQHNGLPFVNQDHVGNQNVPVKAHDTDGAPRLDECSRQPVHQKLGENENKPPLPSAASREAVPSPSQAISDTGCEVTSTRISINVHVAEMKEKIETKEEISNDHRHRCPKVKSPSSTSAEVHEQLPGKLKLKQSPKNISTEPNQEVKGDSKQNEHASKTGKQQLLLNKSKPGKNTEDKSELKCKPKTSQNTSATELKKDLGVEVKIHQETTKAEDSLTVTASEKRESESASSGGSENDVGQCAGMVLQNTTSLEASKEPSTQDEVVIDDSPSPPAPFEHRIVSVKQTEVTTCYSVCRHEVLGGGRFGQVHKCTEIATGLNLAAKIIKVKGAKEKEEVKNEINIMNQLNHVNLIQLYDAFEAKNNITLVMEYLDGGELFDRIIDENYHLTELDAILFTKQICEGVHYLHQHYILHLDLKPENILCVNRTGNQIKIIDFGLARRYKPREKLKVNFGTPEFLAPEVVNYDFVSFPTDMWSVGVITYMLLSGLSPFLGETDAETMNYVVNCSWDFDAEAFEQLSEEAKDFISRLLVKEKSCRMSATQCLKHEWLNNLPAKAKKSKLRLKSQLLLQSYMAQRKWKKHFYVVAAANRLKRFQSMAVKLP